The Erigeron canadensis isolate Cc75 chromosome 4, C_canadensis_v1, whole genome shotgun sequence genome window below encodes:
- the LOC122597390 gene encoding probable peroxygenase 4, producing MELEANTSGQNVLQKHVSFFDRNKDGVIYPWETFQGFRAIGSGILFSLVGVVFSHISLSGKTRPGKKFPNLLFPIEVQNINMGKHSSDSGVYDTDGMFVPSKFEEIFSKYAHTTSDALTKDELHEFIKGNREPKDYGNWIGGIAEWNILYRIGKDKDGLLQKETIRSVYDGSFFEKLEEEKTNSSKKKHK from the exons ATGGAGCTTGAAG CGAACACGAGTGGTCAAAATGTGTTGCAAAAACatgtttcattctttgatcgtAACAAAGATGGTGTGATTTATCCTTGGGAAACTTTTCAAG GGTTTCGAGCAATTGGAAGTGGTATTTTGTTTTCCTTAGTTGGAGTAGTCTTCAGCCATATCAGTCTTAGTGGAAAAACTCGCCCG GGGAAGAAGTTTCCAAATTTACTATTCCCGATTGAGGTCCAAAACATCAACATGGGAAAACATAGCAGTGATTCTGGGGTCTACGACACTGACGGAAT GTTTGTTCCTTCCAAGTTTGAGGAGATATTCAGCAAGTATGCGCATACAACTTCCGATGCCTTGACAAAAGACGAGCTGCATGAATTTATAAAAGGAAACCGAGAGCCCAAGGACTACGGAAATTG GATTGGAGGAATTGCCGAATGGAATATCTTGTATCGCATTGGCAAGGACAAAGACGGATTATTGCAGAAAGAGACCATTAGATCTGTTTACGATGGAAGTTTTTTCGAGAAACTGGAAGAGGAAAAGACTAATTCGTCCAAGAAGAAACACAAGTAA
- the LOC122597391 gene encoding probable peroxygenase 4 — translation MALKENTSGQNVLQKHASFFDRNKDGVIYPWETFQGFRAIGSGIMLSSVAVVFIHLSLSGKTRPGKKFPNLLFPIEIENMNLGKHGSDSGVYDTNGMFVPSKFEEIFSKYAHTNSDALTKDELNEFIKGNREPKDYGGWIGGLAEWKILYRIGKDKDGLLKKETIRAVYDGSLFEKLEEETTYSSKKKHN, via the exons ATGGCGCTTAAGg AGAACACGAGTGGTCAAAACGTTTTGCAAAAGCATGCTTCGTTCTTTGATCGTAACAAAGATGGTGTGATTTACCCTTGGGAAACTTTTCAAG GTTTTCGAGCAATTGGAAGTGGTATTATGTTATCCTCGGTTGCCGTAGTCTTCATCCATCTCAGTCTTAGTGGAAAAACTCGCCCG GGGAAGAAGTTTCCAAATTTACTATTCCCGATTGAGATCGAAAACATGAATTTGGGAAAGCATGGAAGTGATTCAGGGGTCTACGACACTAATGGAAT GTTTGTTCCTTCCAAATTTGAGGAGATCTTCAGCAAGTACGCGCATACAAATTCTGATGCCTTGACAAAAGACGAACTGAATGAGTTCATAAAAGGAAACCGAGAGCCCAAGGACTATGGAGGATG GATTGGAGGACTTGCGGAATGGAAGATCTTGTATCGCATTGGCAAAGACAAAGACGGATTATTGAAGAAGGAGACCATTAGAGCTGTTTACGATGGAAGTTTGTTCGAGAAATTGGAAGAGGAAACCACTTATTCGTCCAAGAAGAAACACAACTAA
- the LOC122596432 gene encoding 1-aminocyclopropane-1-carboxylate oxidase homolog 4-like produces the protein MTTIPTHHDSYDRLTQLKQFDESKLGVKGLLDSGVTTIPSFFHQPPENLPVKKPKNTKPRITIPVIDLSKDRSTVVDEVRQSASNLGFFQIVNHGVGVEMIDKLIDSMKSFFESSNEYKMKFYHREAGKGAAYSTNFDLYQSKAASWRDTLQVRMSPVEPDWEAVPEMCREALKNWDKAVVGLGEDLMSILLEGLGVKNDRLKELTCLEGRVYASHYYPKCPQPELTVGLNSHTDPGVLTVLVQNEIGGMLQVKCGEDWADVEPTPGAIVINIGDLLQMLSNDEYRSVEHRVLANSVEGARVSTAVFFNPSNREKNFGPLPELVSAEKPAVYQEFSYADYMKRFFTKELDGKTLTNFYKIGNTNA, from the exons ATGACAACAATTCCAACACACCACGACTCATATGATCGTCTAACACAACTAAAACAATTCGATGAATCAAAACTTGGTGTAAAAGGATTACTAGATTCCGGTGTTACAACAATCCCATCATTCTTTCATCAACCTCCAGAAAATCTACctgtcaaaaaaccaaaaaacacaaaacccaGAATAACTATTCCTGTAATAGACTTATCTAAAGACAGATCAACAGTTGTTGACGAAGTTAGACAGTCAGCTTCAAATCTTGGGTTTTTTCAGATTGTTAATCATGGGGTTGGTGTTGAAATGATTGATAAGTTGATTGATAGTATGAAGAGTTTTTTTGAGTCAAGTAATGAGTATAAGATGAAGTTTTATCATAGGGAAGCTGGAAAAGGTGCTGCTTATTCTACAAATTTTGATTTGTATCAGTCTAAAGCTGCTAGTTGGAGAGACACTCTTCAG GTGAGGATGTCACCTGTGGAGCCAGACTGGGAGGCAGTGCCGGAGATGTGTAGGGAGGCACTGAAAAATTGGGATAAGGCGGTGGTGGGGTTAGGGGAAGACCTGATGTCGATTTTGTTGGAAGGATTGGGAGTAAAGAATGACAGATTGAAGGAGTTGACATGTTTGGAAGGAAGGGTATATGCATCCCATTACTACCCTAAGTGTCCGCAGCCTGAGCTCACCGTGGGGCTAAATTCTCACACTGACCCAGGGGTGTTGACCGTGCTAGTGCAGAATGAGATTGGCGGGATGTTGCAGGTCAAATGTGGCGAAGACTGGGCTGATGTTGAGCCAACTCCTGGTGCCATTGTTATCAACATAGGTGATCTGCTTCAG ATGCTGTCTAATGATGAATATAGAAGTGTTGAGCACAGAGTATTGGCAAACTCTGTTGAAGGCGCACGGGTCTCCACTGCGGTTTTTTTCAATCCAAGCAACCGAGAGAAAAATTTTGGACCATTACCAGAGCTCGTATCTGCTGAGAAACCTGCAGTTTACCAGGAATTCTCTTATGCAGACTAcatgaaaaggtttttcaccAAGGAGCTTGATGGAAAGACGTTAACGAATTTCTACAAAATTGGTAACACAAATGCCTGA